A region of Mustelus asterias unplaced genomic scaffold, sMusAst1.hap1.1 HAP1_SCAFFOLD_100, whole genome shotgun sequence DNA encodes the following proteins:
- the LOC144484319 gene encoding uncharacterized protein LOC144484319 encodes MEIPWKCGDCGKRYRAPSQLETNRRSHTGETPFMCSQCGEGFSHLSSLRTHQRVHTGERPFTCPQCGKGFTCSSHLRRHQRVHTGERPFTCPQCGKGFTCSSHLQTHQRVHTGERPFSCSHCGKGFTQLSNLRKHLRVHTGETPFSCPQCGEGFTCSSSLRRHQRVHTGERPFTCSDCGKGFSQSSNLVKHQRIHTGDRPFTCSVCGKGFTQSPHLLKHHHVHE; translated from the coding sequence atggagataccatggaaatgtggggactgtgggaagagatacagagccccatcacagctggaaactaatcggcgcagccacactggggagacaccattcatgtgctctcagtgtggggagggattcagtcatttatccagcctgcggacacaccagcgagttcacactggggagagaccgttcacctgccctcagtgtgggaagggattcacttgttcatcccacctgcggaggcaccagcgagttcacactggggagagaccatttacatgtcctcagtgtgggaagggattcacttgttcatcccacctgcagacacaccagcgagttcacactggggagagaccattcagctgctctcattgtgggaagggattcactcagttatccaacctgcggaaacacctgcgagttcacactggggagacgccATTcagctgccctcagtgtggggagggattcacttgttcatccagcctgcggaggcaccagcgagttcacactggggagagaccattcacctgctctgattgtggcaagggattcagtcaatcatccaacctggtaaagcaccagcgaattcacactggggacaggccattcacctgctccgtgtgtgggaagggattcactcagtcacctcacctgctgaaacaccatcatgttcacgagtga